Proteins encoded by one window of Monoglobus pectinilyticus:
- a CDS encoding fructose-1,6-bisphosphatase, with amino-acid sequence MKSDKTDNNREKRDYRYLKLLHMRYGTIRKASEEIINLNAILNLPKGTEHFLSDIHGEYESFIHILKNASGVIKSKIDMVFEHTLPESERKSLATLIYYPEEKLEIIKEDIEDLDEWYTLTLHRLIEVCKVSASKYTRSVVRKALPEGFGYIIDELLHSQDYEMDKNEYYKQIVETIIKIGRADAFIIAMSNLIQRLAIARLHIIGDIYDRGPGAPIIMDTLMNHHSVDIQWGNHDIEWMGASFGSMACIANVIRLSSKFDNMNTIEGEYGISVRPLAIFAMEAYAEDDCEQFIPRHIDVTEYSKHDEKLISKIHKAITIIQFKLEGQVIKRHPEYKMEGRLLLDKIDYDKGTIIIDGKEYELVDKNFPTIDPENPYELTDDELEVMERLRTAFMTSERLKKHMYFMCERGSIYNSYNSNLMFHGCIPMTPSGNFATVDIFGKKLRGKKLFDEIDRKVRQGMKVKNGTSEHSDVEDLLWYLWCGPKSPLFGKDKITTFEQYFIDEPKLHIEKKNPYYANVEKRDICIKILKEFGLSPAMSHIINGHVPVEIKKGQSPIKAGGKLFVIDGGLSKGYHPKTGIAGYTLLYNSHGLILTSHEPFESKQKAIMEELDIHSKTVVLEKAGKRKMVADIDEGEVIKEQIKDLEDLLEAYRDGTIKQAQ; translated from the coding sequence ATGAAAAGTGATAAAACTGATAACAATAGAGAAAAACGTGATTATAGATATTTAAAGCTTCTTCATATGCGTTATGGGACTATCAGAAAAGCGTCTGAGGAAATTATAAATTTAAACGCAATTCTAAATCTGCCAAAAGGGACAGAACATTTTTTAAGTGATATACATGGAGAGTATGAATCATTTATTCATATTTTAAAAAATGCGTCCGGTGTAATAAAATCAAAAATAGATATGGTTTTTGAGCACACTTTGCCTGAGTCTGAAAGAAAGTCTTTGGCGACTTTGATTTATTATCCTGAAGAAAAACTGGAAATTATAAAAGAAGATATTGAGGACCTTGACGAGTGGTACACCCTTACACTGCATCGTCTTATTGAAGTGTGTAAAGTAAGCGCTTCAAAGTATACACGTTCAGTTGTTAGAAAGGCGCTTCCGGAAGGTTTTGGATATATTATTGACGAGCTGCTGCATTCTCAGGATTATGAAATGGATAAGAATGAGTATTATAAACAAATAGTAGAAACAATAATCAAAATAGGCCGTGCTGACGCTTTTATTATTGCTATGTCAAATCTAATTCAAAGACTGGCTATAGCCCGTCTTCATATAATAGGCGATATATATGACCGCGGCCCCGGTGCGCCTATAATAATGGATACTTTAATGAATCATCATAGCGTGGATATACAATGGGGCAATCATGATATAGAATGGATGGGAGCTTCATTTGGAAGCATGGCGTGTATAGCGAATGTGATACGACTCAGTTCTAAATTTGATAATATGAACACTATTGAAGGAGAATATGGAATAAGTGTGCGTCCTTTGGCGATTTTTGCAATGGAAGCCTATGCGGAAGACGATTGTGAACAATTTATTCCAAGACATATTGATGTGACTGAGTATAGCAAACATGATGAGAAACTTATTTCTAAAATACATAAGGCCATAACAATTATACAATTTAAACTTGAAGGACAAGTTATAAAGCGTCATCCCGAGTATAAAATGGAAGGTCGACTTTTATTAGATAAAATAGATTATGATAAGGGAACAATAATTATTGACGGAAAGGAATATGAGCTTGTTGACAAAAACTTTCCTACAATTGACCCGGAAAATCCGTATGAACTTACTGATGACGAATTAGAGGTAATGGAAAGACTTAGAACTGCGTTTATGACAAGTGAAAGGCTAAAAAAACACATGTATTTTATGTGTGAGAGAGGTTCTATTTATAACAGCTATAATTCTAACTTGATGTTTCACGGCTGTATTCCTATGACGCCTTCCGGAAATTTTGCCACAGTTGATATTTTTGGTAAAAAGCTTAGAGGTAAAAAACTATTTGATGAAATAGACAGAAAAGTCAGACAAGGCATGAAAGTTAAGAATGGAACTAGTGAGCATTCCGATGTTGAGGATTTGCTGTGGTATCTATGGTGCGGTCCGAAATCTCCGCTGTTTGGTAAGGACAAAATAACTACTTTTGAACAATATTTTATTGACGAGCCTAAACTGCATATAGAAAAAAAGAATCCGTATTATGCAAACGTTGAAAAACGTGATATATGTATAAAAATACTTAAGGAATTTGGGCTTTCTCCTGCAATGTCACATATTATTAACGGACATGTTCCTGTTGAAATTAAAAAAGGTCAGAGCCCGATAAAAGCCGGAGGTAAGTTATTTGTTATAGACGGTGGCCTTTCAAAAGGATATCATCCAAAGACCGGTATAGCAGGTTACACCTTATTATATAATTCCCACGGGCTTATTTTAACATCGCATGAACCTTTTGAATCAAAGCAAAAAGCTATTATGGAAGAACTTGATATACACTCTAAAACAGTAGTTTTGGAAAAAGCGGGAAAGAGGAAAATGGTGGCGGATATTGATGAGGGTGAGGTAATAAAAGAACAAATTAAAGATTTGGAAGATTTGCTTGAAGCTTATAGAGACGGAACAATAAAGCAGGCTCAGTAA
- a CDS encoding V-type ATP synthase subunit B, with the protein MPKEYRTIEEVAGPLMLVRGVENVNYNDLGEIILSSGEKRRCKVLEIDGSDAMVQLFEPSTGINLSTSKVRFLGRSMELGVSEDMLGRVFDGLGRPIDNGPEILPDKRMDINGLPMNPAARNYPEEFIQTGISAIDGLNTLVRGQKLPIFSASGLPHAQLAAQIARQATVKGKNEQFAVVFAAMGITFEESNFFVESFKETGAIDRTVMFVNLANDPAVERIATPRMALTAAEYLAFEKDMHVLVILTDITNYADALREVSAARKEVPGRRGYPGYMYTDLATIYERAGRQRGKKGSITMIPILTMPEDDKTHPIPDLTGYITEGQIILSRELYRKNIMPPIDVLPSLSRLKDKGIGEGKTRRDHADTMNQLFAAYARGKDAKELMVILGEAALTDIDKKYAKFADEFEKKYVSQGYQTNRDIEETLSIGWSLLSILPRSELKRIKDEFLDKYYEEEKS; encoded by the coding sequence ATGCCAAAGGAATATAGAACCATTGAAGAAGTTGCCGGCCCTCTTATGCTGGTGCGCGGTGTGGAAAATGTTAACTATAATGACTTGGGTGAAATCATATTATCCAGCGGCGAGAAACGCCGCTGTAAAGTTTTGGAAATTGACGGCAGTGACGCTATGGTACAATTGTTTGAGCCTTCAACGGGAATAAATTTATCAACAAGTAAGGTAAGATTTTTGGGAAGAAGCATGGAGCTTGGTGTCTCTGAAGATATGCTGGGCAGAGTTTTTGACGGGCTTGGCCGTCCCATTGATAATGGTCCTGAAATATTGCCTGACAAAAGAATGGACATAAATGGTCTTCCTATGAATCCGGCTGCCAGAAATTATCCTGAGGAGTTTATTCAAACTGGTATTTCTGCTATAGATGGACTTAACACTCTTGTAAGAGGACAAAAACTTCCAATATTTTCTGCAAGCGGACTTCCGCATGCGCAGCTGGCGGCACAGATTGCCAGACAGGCGACTGTAAAAGGAAAGAATGAGCAGTTCGCGGTTGTTTTTGCAGCTATGGGTATAACTTTTGAGGAATCTAACTTTTTTGTTGAAAGTTTTAAAGAAACCGGAGCAATTGACAGAACCGTTATGTTTGTAAATTTGGCTAACGACCCTGCTGTTGAACGTATTGCAACTCCGCGTATGGCGCTGACAGCGGCAGAATATTTGGCTTTTGAAAAGGATATGCACGTTTTGGTTATCCTGACTGACATTACAAATTATGCTGACGCCTTAAGAGAGGTCAGTGCAGCAAGAAAAGAAGTGCCTGGACGACGCGGATATCCAGGATATATGTATACTGACCTTGCTACAATATATGAAAGAGCCGGACGGCAGAGAGGTAAAAAGGGGTCAATAACGATGATACCTATTCTTACAATGCCGGAGGATGACAAGACTCATCCTATTCCTGATCTTACAGGGTATATTACTGAAGGTCAGATAATATTATCCCGTGAATTATACAGAAAAAATATTATGCCGCCTATAGACGTGCTTCCATCGCTTTCACGTTTGAAAGATAAGGGTATAGGAGAAGGCAAGACAAGACGTGATCACGCAGATACTATGAATCAGTTGTTTGCAGCGTATGCAAGAGGAAAAGACGCTAAAGAACTTATGGTTATTTTAGGCGAGGCCGCGTTAACTGATATAGATAAAAAGTATGCAAAGTTTGCTGATGAATTTGAGAAAAAATATGTTTCGCAGGGATATCAAACAAACCGTGATATTGAGGAGACATTAAGTATTGGATGGTCGCTTTTGTCAATTTTGCCGAGAAGCGAGTTAAAGAGAATTAAAGATGAATTTCTTGACAAATATTATGAGGAAGAAAAGAGTTAG
- a CDS encoding GrpB family protein, protein MLLVVIILPIDLSNMPLEKLWQLFPIYLTGHKLYWKNWYEDEKQNILKILPYGYIKRISHIGSTSIETIQAKPIIDILLETTNECKFNYIKKILVENDYICMSESIARMSFNKGYTACGFADKVFHLHLRRFGDNDELYFRDYLIENEDIAKLYEKLKLNLWKRYENNRDAYTESKTEFVNYYTDKAKNVYGNKYGVKN, encoded by the coding sequence ATGTTGTTGGTGGTGATTATTTTGCCTATAGATTTATCTAATATGCCGCTTGAGAAATTGTGGCAATTGTTTCCTATTTATTTAACTGGGCATAAATTATATTGGAAAAATTGGTACGAGGATGAAAAACAGAATATCTTAAAAATATTACCGTATGGCTATATTAAAAGAATAAGTCATATCGGCAGTACATCTATTGAAACAATTCAAGCTAAGCCAATTATTGATATATTATTAGAAACAACAAATGAATGCAAATTTAATTATATTAAGAAAATATTAGTTGAAAATGATTATATATGTATGTCAGAAAGTATTGCTCGCATGTCATTTAACAAGGGCTATACTGCGTGCGGATTTGCAGATAAAGTGTTTCATTTACATTTAAGGCGTTTTGGAGATAATGACGAGTTGTATTTTAGAGATTATTTAATAGAAAATGAGGATATTGCAAAATTATATGAAAAGCTAAAACTAAATTTATGGAAACGTTATGAAAATAATAGAGACGCATACACAGAAAGCAAAACTGAGTTTGTAAATTACTATACTGATAAAGCGAAGAATGTGTATGGGAATAAATATGGAGTAAAAAATTAA
- a CDS encoding V-type ATP synthase subunit D, producing MAMTQVNPTRMELTRLKKKLVTALRGHKLLKDKRDELMRRFLDLVRFNKELREKVEKGIEEANKKFVLAAAVMNDPALKTALLAPKQSVSVNVSKQNVMSVEIPVFDYQTRTPAENDIYSYGFAFTSGDLDDAVASLNSVFPDMLKLAECEKSCQLMADEIEKTRRRVNALEHVMIPEYQRQIKYITMKLDENERSTQIRLMKVKDMMLKEAIEARRAAEEKGIEVLT from the coding sequence ATGGCAATGACACAAGTAAATCCAACCAGAATGGAGCTTACACGGCTAAAGAAAAAGCTGGTAACAGCTCTTAGAGGTCACAAACTGTTAAAGGATAAACGTGATGAACTTATGCGGCGTTTTCTTGACTTGGTACGGTTTAATAAGGAGCTGCGTGAGAAGGTTGAAAAAGGAATAGAGGAAGCAAATAAGAAATTTGTGCTTGCGGCTGCCGTTATGAATGATCCCGCTTTAAAGACCGCTTTATTGGCGCCTAAGCAGTCGGTTTCAGTTAATGTGTCTAAGCAGAATGTTATGAGTGTTGAAATACCTGTCTTTGATTATCAGACAAGAACCCCGGCTGAGAATGATATTTATTCATATGGTTTTGCATTTACTTCGGGAGATTTAGATGATGCGGTAGCATCTCTGAACTCTGTTTTTCCGGATATGCTGAAGCTTGCTGAATGTGAAAAATCGTGTCAGCTAATGGCGGATGAAATTGAAAAGACAAGAAGGCGTGTAAATGCTCTTGAACACGTTATGATACCAGAATATCAGCGTCAAATAAAATATATCACTATGAAACTTGATGAGAATGAGCGTTCAACCCAAATCAGACTTATGAAAGTTAAAGATATGATGCTGAAAGAAGCAATAGAGGCAAGACGCGCCGCAGAGGAAAAAGGAATAGAGGTGCTTACTTAA